Proteins encoded together in one Lathyrus oleraceus cultivar Zhongwan6 chromosome 5, CAAS_Psat_ZW6_1.0, whole genome shotgun sequence window:
- the LOC127084942 gene encoding putative cyclin-A3-1, with protein MMETRASKKRSNTKQNLQLVVPKRQRVVFSKLPDLNLRVYQTRQKLQSQINPNLKKSTTTTTKTLPFLNNSNLDKPVYNKTNAECDHQQIIEPYVSDIDDYHRTFEKKGRPTVGYIENVQSEVTINMRGTLVDWLMKVADKFKLLPETLHLCISYIDRFLSLKSVTETNLRLLGVSSMLIASKYEEIASPKAVAFCKIADNTYELSEVLKMEAEILKSLNYEMGNPNVTTFLKRFVGLAYGNQKNSNLQFEYLCDYLADLSLLEYESIRFLPSVVAASVIFLARFIIQPEVHCWTPSLCECLGYKSSELKECVVILHDLYFSRRAASLKILRNKYNRKKFKSVANLPSPLEVPTHYFEEA; from the exons ATGATGGAGACTCGTGCCTCAAAGAAGAGATCTAACACCAAACAAAACCTACAACTCGTTGTTCCCAAACGCCAGAGGGTAGTTTTCTCTAAACTCCCCGATCTCAATCTTCGTGTTTATCAAACTAGACAAAAACTCCAATCTCAGATAAACCCTAACCTTaaaaaatcaacaacaacaacaacaaaaaccctTCCTTTCCTTAATAATTCCAATTTGGATAAACCTGTTTATAACAAAACTAATGCTGAATGTGATCACCAACAGATCATTGAACCTTATGTATCCGACATTGATGATTATCATCGAACATTCGAG AAAAAGGGAAGACCAACGGTTGGCTACATTGAGAATGTTCAGAGTGAGGTTACTATAAACATGAGGGGAACATTGGTGGATTGGTTAATGAAGGTTGCAGACAAGTTCAAGCTTCTTCCTGAAACCCTCCATCTATGCATCTCCTACATTGACAGATTCTTATCCCTGAAATCCGTTACCGAAACAAATCTTCGGCTGCTTGGTGTTTCGTCTATGCTCATTGCATC TAAGTACGAAGAAATCGCATCGCCAAAGGCAGTGGCTTTCTGCAAAATTGCTGATAACACTTATGAACTTTCGGAG GTTTTAAAGATGGAAGCTGAGATACTCAAGTCACTGAATTATGAAATGGGAAATCCTAATGTTACCACATTTCTAAA GAGGTTTGTTGGGCTTGCTTATGGGAATCAAAAG AATTCGAATTTGCAGTTTGAATATCTGTGCGACTATCTTGCTGATCTAAGCTTGTTGGAGTATGAGTCTATAAGATTCTTGCCTTCGGTTGTGGCTGCATCGGTTATATTTCTCGCTAGATTTATAATCCAACCAGAAGTACATTGTTGG ACGCCATCTCTGTGTGAATGCTTGGGTTACAAGTCATCTGAGTTGAAGGAATGTGTTGTTATTTTACATGACTTGTATTTCTCTAGAAGGGCAGCATCCTTGAAAATTCTTCGCAACAAATACAATCGGAAAAAG TTCAAATCTGTGGCCAATTTGCCTTCTCCGCTAGAGGTGCCAACTCATTACTTCGAAGAAGCATGA